A single genomic interval of Rosistilla ulvae harbors:
- a CDS encoding methyl-accepting chemotaxis protein produces the protein MKWFQRIGIRSKLLGIVAVMLLGLGAVFLWIFNSRVKSTAHNEMLSQASRIVDTAESVRLGMEDKWKSEVFTQEILADFASKGETEKVLATVPIVTAWTAVMRRAQEGGYEFKTPKFNPRNPANEPDAVESEALKLFAAEPDRKSYSVVDKEKNAVRYFRPIRLTSECMLCHGDPKTSKELWNNDDGLDPTGYHMENLAVGDLHGAYEVTQSLDASNSAAKAAVFNGALVIAGALAVCCVILAWLLNYSLIKPLLKCTDAFARLVSGDLRTKLDVTSEDEVGRLQAGVNALTDRMRGMILKMQHTSQELNQVSGGLSETAVRVEGAASNTSLRSNTVAAAAEQMNVAMQSMGQSLRQVGTSVQSVTSATSRISANAESVAKNSSEAVTITKQASSLAADGSERIRELGIATAGVGKIVDLIEDIAGQTNLLALNATIESSRAGEAGRGFAVVATEVQQLARRTSDATTGIRDEIESIQRIAERVVASIKSIEEVSQLVTNKADEISMSAAEQEQAIQTVVGQLSEIANNTEAVSAGVEQSVSAAQEVAEKIAEVSTIATETSREVNATKQAGGEIQRVGGEFNQLLTEFSV, from the coding sequence ATGAAGTGGTTTCAACGCATTGGAATACGGTCAAAATTGCTGGGCATCGTCGCAGTCATGCTACTAGGACTGGGAGCTGTCTTTTTGTGGATCTTCAATTCGCGAGTCAAATCGACGGCACACAACGAGATGCTATCGCAAGCGAGTCGAATCGTCGACACCGCAGAATCGGTCCGATTGGGCATGGAGGACAAATGGAAGTCGGAGGTTTTCACACAAGAAATCCTGGCTGACTTCGCTTCCAAAGGTGAAACCGAGAAGGTTCTGGCAACCGTTCCCATCGTCACCGCTTGGACCGCAGTGATGCGACGCGCCCAAGAAGGGGGCTACGAATTCAAAACCCCCAAGTTCAATCCACGCAATCCCGCCAACGAACCCGATGCGGTCGAAAGCGAAGCCCTGAAACTGTTTGCGGCGGAACCCGACCGAAAGTCATATTCGGTCGTCGATAAGGAGAAGAACGCCGTCCGCTACTTTCGCCCGATCCGCCTGACCAGCGAATGCATGCTCTGCCACGGCGACCCCAAAACAAGTAAAGAACTGTGGAACAACGACGACGGGCTCGACCCCACCGGTTACCACATGGAGAATCTTGCCGTCGGCGATCTCCATGGTGCCTACGAAGTAACCCAGTCGCTGGACGCATCCAACTCGGCCGCGAAGGCTGCGGTCTTTAACGGCGCATTGGTCATCGCCGGTGCACTGGCAGTATGTTGCGTGATCCTTGCGTGGCTGTTGAACTACTCTCTGATCAAACCACTGCTGAAATGCACCGATGCCTTCGCGCGACTGGTTTCCGGCGACCTGCGAACCAAGCTGGACGTGACCAGCGAAGACGAGGTCGGCCGATTGCAAGCGGGAGTTAATGCGCTGACCGATCGAATGCGAGGAATGATTCTCAAGATGCAGCACACTTCCCAAGAACTGAACCAGGTTTCCGGTGGACTCAGCGAAACCGCGGTCCGCGTGGAAGGAGCCGCATCGAACACCAGCTTGCGCAGCAACACCGTGGCGGCTGCCGCCGAACAAATGAACGTCGCGATGCAAAGCATGGGGCAATCGCTGCGACAGGTTGGAACCAGCGTGCAAAGCGTCACATCCGCAACCTCACGGATCAGCGCCAACGCCGAAAGCGTTGCCAAGAACTCGAGCGAGGCGGTGACGATTACGAAGCAGGCCTCATCGCTGGCGGCCGACGGCAGCGAACGAATTCGCGAACTGGGCATCGCCACCGCAGGCGTTGGAAAGATCGTCGACCTGATCGAAGACATCGCCGGCCAGACGAACCTGTTAGCCCTCAACGCGACGATCGAATCGAGTCGAGCGGGAGAAGCGGGGCGTGGGTTTGCTGTCGTCGCTACCGAAGTCCAACAACTGGCCCGCCGCACTTCCGATGCGACGACTGGCATCCGCGACGAGATCGAATCGATTCAACGAATTGCAGAACGCGTCGTCGCTTCGATCAAATCGATCGAAGAGGTCTCGCAACTGGTCACCAACAAAGCGGACGAGATTTCGATGTCGGCCGCTGAACAGGAGCAGGCGATTCAAACGGTTGTGGGACAATTGAGCGAAATCGCCAACAACACCGAAGCGGTTTCCGCGGGTGTTGAACAAAGCGTTTCCGCCGCCCAAGAAGTGGCCGAAAAGATCGCCGAGGTCAGCACGATTGCGACCGAAACCAGCCGTGAAGTGAACGCGACCAAACAAGCCGGTGGAGAGATCCAACGGGTTGGCGGCGAGTTCAATCAACTGCTGACCGAATTCTCGGTCTAA